One Syngnathoides biaculeatus isolate LvHL_M chromosome 4, ASM1980259v1, whole genome shotgun sequence DNA window includes the following coding sequences:
- the slc7a4 gene encoding cationic amino acid transporter 4 isoform X1, protein MATCQQGCTPAVRLCQRLNRLKTLDDDMMATSLKRCLSTLDLTLLGVGGMVGSGLYVLTGTVAKDIVGPAVILSFLFAGFASLLAAFCYAEFGARIPKTGSAYMFTYVSVGEVWAFLIGWNVILENMIGGAAVARAWSGYLDSIFNHAIQNFTETHIMRWDIPFLAHYPDLLAAGILVVASLFISFGVQVSSYLNHIFSTISMCVVVFILIFGFVLAEPANWSQKEGGFAPFGWSGILAGSATCFYAFVGFDVIASSSEEAKNPQKAVPIATAISLGLAATAYILVSTVLTLMVPWHTLDPNSALADAFFRRGYSWAGVIVAIGSICAMNTVLLCNLISLPRIVYAMAEDGLFFKIFARVNPITKVPINAILVFGVLMATMALVFDLEALVQFLSIGTLLAYTLVAASVIVLRFQPEKKRSKGTSSTSPNPNAEPSPAPSECQNISEDSEELKQYESFSDKLQLVERQKQSEHGGVGLLKARWEPYLGRLLGNCEPGEIVAVCVLGLIVSSVFFCGLVVFGTTPLQLPRWSHITLLAISSLIYVVCMAFIWVHEPQTNTKTFQVPLVPLTPGISILFNVFLMMKLSPLTWIRFTVWIAVGLLVYFGYGIWHSKEGLRELQPKDMAARYVVLPSGSLVETMESVQPEHADATASHVNPAMTTEEFAGRR, encoded by the exons ATGGCTACTTGTCAGCAAGGCTGCACGCCAGCCGTCCGCCTTTGTCAGAGGCTGAACCGACTCAAGACGCTCGACGACGACATGATGGCCACGTCGCTGAAACGCTGCCTCTCCACCCTGGACCTGACTCTCTTGGGtgttggcggcatggtgggctcTGGCCTGTATGTCCTGACGGGCACAGTTGCCAAAGACATAGTTGGGCCTGCTGTCATTCTGTCCTTCCTTTTCGCAGGTTTTGCCTCTCTGTTAGCTGCTTTTTGCTACGCAGAGTTTGGGGCACGCATTCCCAAAACAGGATCGGCATACATGTTTACCTATGTCTCTGTGGGAGAGGTCTGGGCCTTTTTGATAGGTTGGAATGTTATTCTGGAGAATATGATTGGTGGTGCTGCTGTGGCACGGGCATGGAGTGGCTATTTGGACTCTATTTTTAACCACGCCATCCAGAACTTCACTGAAACCCACATAATGCGGTGGGACATTCCCTTCCTTGCCCATTATCCTGACCTACTGGCAGCGGGGATTCTAGTAGTTGCCtcactttttatttcctttggaGTTCAAGTGTCCTCCTACCTTAATCATATCTTTTCCACCATCAGTATGTGTGTTGTCGTTTTTATCCTGATCTTCGGTTTTGTGCTGGCGGAACCGGCGAATTGGAGCCAGAAGGAAGGAGGGTTTGCACCTTTTGGATGGTCCGGAATCTTGGCAGGCTCCGCCACATGCTTCTACGCATTTGTAGGTTTTGATGTGATTGCCTCCTCAAGTGAAGAGGCCAAGAATCCACAAAAGGCTGTTCCCATTGCCACAGCAATATCCCTTGGACTGGCAGCGACAGCCTACATCCTGGTGTCCACAGTGCTTACATTGATGGTTCCCTGGCATACACTGGACCCCAATTCCGCACTGGCAGATGCTTTTTTCCGTCGAGGTTACAGTTGGGCTGGAGTTATTGTGGCAATCGGTTCCATCTGTG CCATGAACACAGTGCTGCTCTGTAATCTCATCTCCCTCCCTCGGATCGTGTACGCCATGGCAGAGGACGGTTTGTTCTTCAAGATCTTTGCACGAGTCAACCCTATAACCAAAGTCCCCATCAATGCTATTCTAGTATTTGGAGTCCTTATGGCCACCATGGCTCTTGTGTTTGATCTGGAGGCTTTGGTTCAGTTCTTATCTATTGGAACCCTGTTAGCCTACACCCTCGTAGCAGCCAGCGTTATCGTCCTTCGCTTCCAGCCAGAGAAAAAACGGTCCAAAGGAACTTCATCAACGTCTCCCAATCCAAATGCAGAGCCTTCCCCCGCCCCCTCAGAATGTCAAAACATATCCGAGGACAGCGAGGAACTGAAACAGTACGAGTCCTTCTCTGACAAGCTCCAGTTGGTGGAGCGGCAGAAGCAAAGTGAGCACGGAGGCGTGGGACTGCTAAAGGCCCGCTGGGAACCATACCTGGGCCGGCTACTGGGGAACTGCGAGCCTGGGGAGATAGTAGCAGTCTGTGTGCTGGGTCTGATAGTGAGCTCCGTTTTCTTTTGTGGCTTAGTCGTATTTGGCACCACACCACTGCAGCTTCCAAGATGGAGCCACATCACCCTGCTGGCGATTTCTAGCCTCATTTATGTTGTCTGCATGGCATTCATATGGGTTCACGAGCCACAGACTAACACCAAAACATTCCAG gtacCTCTAGTTCCACTTACTCCAGGCATTAGTATTCTCTTTAATGTATTCCTCATGATGAAGCTCAGTCCTCTAACGTGGATAAGGTTCACTGTCTGGATTGCCGTAG GTCTCTTAGTGTATTTTGGCTATGGGATTTGGCACAGTAAAGAGGGCCTGAGGGAGCTGCAGCCCAAAGACATGGCTGCCCGCTATGTGGTGCTGCCCAGCGGCAGCCTGGTGGAAACAATGGAGTCCGTCCAGCCCGAACATGCGGACGCCACTGCGTCGCACGTGAACCCGGCCATGACGACTGAGGAGTTTGCCGGGAGAAGATGA
- the slc7a4 gene encoding cationic amino acid transporter 4 isoform X2, whose protein sequence is MFTYVSVGEVWAFLIGWNVILENMIGGAAVARAWSGYLDSIFNHAIQNFTETHIMRWDIPFLAHYPDLLAAGILVVASLFISFGVQVSSYLNHIFSTISMCVVVFILIFGFVLAEPANWSQKEGGFAPFGWSGILAGSATCFYAFVGFDVIASSSEEAKNPQKAVPIATAISLGLAATAYILVSTVLTLMVPWHTLDPNSALADAFFRRGYSWAGVIVAIGSICAMNTVLLCNLISLPRIVYAMAEDGLFFKIFARVNPITKVPINAILVFGVLMATMALVFDLEALVQFLSIGTLLAYTLVAASVIVLRFQPEKKRSKGTSSTSPNPNAEPSPAPSECQNISEDSEELKQYESFSDKLQLVERQKQSEHGGVGLLKARWEPYLGRLLGNCEPGEIVAVCVLGLIVSSVFFCGLVVFGTTPLQLPRWSHITLLAISSLIYVVCMAFIWVHEPQTNTKTFQVPLVPLTPGISILFNVFLMMKLSPLTWIRFTVWIAVGLLVYFGYGIWHSKEGLRELQPKDMAARYVVLPSGSLVETMESVQPEHADATASHVNPAMTTEEFAGRR, encoded by the exons ATGTTTACCTATGTCTCTGTGGGAGAGGTCTGGGCCTTTTTGATAGGTTGGAATGTTATTCTGGAGAATATGATTGGTGGTGCTGCTGTGGCACGGGCATGGAGTGGCTATTTGGACTCTATTTTTAACCACGCCATCCAGAACTTCACTGAAACCCACATAATGCGGTGGGACATTCCCTTCCTTGCCCATTATCCTGACCTACTGGCAGCGGGGATTCTAGTAGTTGCCtcactttttatttcctttggaGTTCAAGTGTCCTCCTACCTTAATCATATCTTTTCCACCATCAGTATGTGTGTTGTCGTTTTTATCCTGATCTTCGGTTTTGTGCTGGCGGAACCGGCGAATTGGAGCCAGAAGGAAGGAGGGTTTGCACCTTTTGGATGGTCCGGAATCTTGGCAGGCTCCGCCACATGCTTCTACGCATTTGTAGGTTTTGATGTGATTGCCTCCTCAAGTGAAGAGGCCAAGAATCCACAAAAGGCTGTTCCCATTGCCACAGCAATATCCCTTGGACTGGCAGCGACAGCCTACATCCTGGTGTCCACAGTGCTTACATTGATGGTTCCCTGGCATACACTGGACCCCAATTCCGCACTGGCAGATGCTTTTTTCCGTCGAGGTTACAGTTGGGCTGGAGTTATTGTGGCAATCGGTTCCATCTGTG CCATGAACACAGTGCTGCTCTGTAATCTCATCTCCCTCCCTCGGATCGTGTACGCCATGGCAGAGGACGGTTTGTTCTTCAAGATCTTTGCACGAGTCAACCCTATAACCAAAGTCCCCATCAATGCTATTCTAGTATTTGGAGTCCTTATGGCCACCATGGCTCTTGTGTTTGATCTGGAGGCTTTGGTTCAGTTCTTATCTATTGGAACCCTGTTAGCCTACACCCTCGTAGCAGCCAGCGTTATCGTCCTTCGCTTCCAGCCAGAGAAAAAACGGTCCAAAGGAACTTCATCAACGTCTCCCAATCCAAATGCAGAGCCTTCCCCCGCCCCCTCAGAATGTCAAAACATATCCGAGGACAGCGAGGAACTGAAACAGTACGAGTCCTTCTCTGACAAGCTCCAGTTGGTGGAGCGGCAGAAGCAAAGTGAGCACGGAGGCGTGGGACTGCTAAAGGCCCGCTGGGAACCATACCTGGGCCGGCTACTGGGGAACTGCGAGCCTGGGGAGATAGTAGCAGTCTGTGTGCTGGGTCTGATAGTGAGCTCCGTTTTCTTTTGTGGCTTAGTCGTATTTGGCACCACACCACTGCAGCTTCCAAGATGGAGCCACATCACCCTGCTGGCGATTTCTAGCCTCATTTATGTTGTCTGCATGGCATTCATATGGGTTCACGAGCCACAGACTAACACCAAAACATTCCAG gtacCTCTAGTTCCACTTACTCCAGGCATTAGTATTCTCTTTAATGTATTCCTCATGATGAAGCTCAGTCCTCTAACGTGGATAAGGTTCACTGTCTGGATTGCCGTAG GTCTCTTAGTGTATTTTGGCTATGGGATTTGGCACAGTAAAGAGGGCCTGAGGGAGCTGCAGCCCAAAGACATGGCTGCCCGCTATGTGGTGCTGCCCAGCGGCAGCCTGGTGGAAACAATGGAGTCCGTCCAGCCCGAACATGCGGACGCCACTGCGTCGCACGTGAACCCGGCCATGACGACTGAGGAGTTTGCCGGGAGAAGATGA
- the ccdc157 gene encoding coiled-coil domain-containing protein 157 isoform X1 — MCQFLGRRDCMESLQKDVADLQCAIADVFTTTGPVRVFSWKFPDKLSCNLDLDLEQYSFMDEEDEFNQHAHLVLLELVIDRLLLLLQASNAYVVKLSSSNRNQRAHQKEFMSIGLVAKDYWRHLLQFANMKTLECNEKPKTEMSTGDESVATTCAHDVSPLSFRYSPDDDDDDDDDTPLSATPSSPSSLKVGTHAVSCQTDESPAAPCNACHEAQSSIRKTGNVLVELLQGEGLPSSLHPLLVATQDTVGPMTPVDVKEWASEQLRDMRRLTKHVQDVRRTFEPLTNKLAALEADREKLRGDMELAQTKLKEDVEKQKSVILQLEEAQATVKGSEQRLSDEYQKLKREYESLKKSYSDLTEEAAIQQDRLQDLAGIASSTPVTLLRISGKENGWLDGCLRGSPKKRQRNSLQEKLKTLRIKEETCCELQERIHQFESQLCEAELLLEKEKAKYHSACRHHETLQTKQKSFLQRVEALDEECEELQKELGRKEERELHLRNQLQQMSEDNQQLRTQLTSQQDRCSQLQTEKQTLETQLDNFKGSVAELEESVKSFEENERLLVAFPELSPLAHAQPQSTGDVLLDMEQQLQANCIRIGVLQKENATLHATLEKLRETTQQNDVKDTTHQQESSPLQMCSFFPASPPVDQLDCRTPMQRRPCNRQTSRAAWSGYNDRCEKEIGVERVWLSNSGADHVSPARVTSSTPQSISLQTLHFNITSAAARTQTRNTHKTSNFPQSRSLKLRKK, encoded by the exons atgtgtcaGTTCTTAGGTCGTCGGGACTGCATGGAAAGCCTCCAAAAAGATGTCGCCGACCTTCAGTGCGCAATTGCGGACGTCTTTACCACAACTGGCCCGGTGCGTGTTTTCTCGTGGAAATTCCCGGACAAACTCTCCTGTAATCTGGATTTGGATCTGGAGCAGTACAGTTTTATGGATGAAGAGGATGAATTTAATCAGCACGCTCACCTTGTTTTACTTGAGTTAGTGATAGATAG ACTACTACTTCTTCTACAAGCGTCCAATGCGTATGTTGTCAAACTGAGCAGCAGCAACAGGAATCAACGAGCCCATCAAAAAGAATTCATGTCAATAGGACTTGTTGCGAAGGACTATTGGCGCCATTTACTACAATTTGCAAACATGAAG ACATTGGAGTGCAATGAAAAGCCAAAAACTGAGATGTCAACTGGTGATGAGAGTGTAGCGACGACGTGTGCCCATGACGTTTCTCCTCTGAGCTTCAGGTATTCgccagatgatgatgatgatgatgatgatgatacacCCCTCAGTGCCACTCCCAGCTCACCAAGTTCTCTCAAAGTTGGCACACACGCCGTAAGCTGTCAAACAGACGAATCCCCTGCCGCGCCTTGCAACGCTTGTCATGAAGCCCAATCCTCGATAAGAAAGACTGGCAATGTTCTGGTAGAACTTCTCCAGGGTGAAGGTTTGCCCTCTTCTTTGCACCCGCTACTAGTCGCCACGCAGGACACTGTAGGACCAATGACACCAGTTGATGTTAAGGAGTGGGCCAGTGAGCAGCTCAGAGACATGCGCCGACTGACCAAACATGTACAAGATGTGCGCCGTACATTCGAGCCTCTTACAAATAAACTGGCAGCGTTGGAAGCAGATCGGGAGAAATTAAGGGGCGACATGGAACTTGCGCAGACAAAACTCAAGGAAGACGTGGAAAAACAGAAATCCGTAATTCTTCAGTTGGAGGAAGCACAGGCGACCGTGAAAGGAAGCGAACAGAGGCTGTCAGATGAGTACCAGAAACTCAAGAGAG AATATGAATCCCTCAAGAAGAGTTATTCTGATCTGACAGAAGAAGCAGCAATACAGCAAGATAGACTGCAAGATCTTG ccgggattgcctccagcactcccgtgaccctactgaggataagcggcaaagaaaatggatggttggatggatgtctgAGAGGCTCGCCAAAAA agcGTCAACGGAATTCTTTGCAAGAGAAACTCAAAACACTGCGCATAAAGGAAGAGACTTGCTGTGAACTACAAGAGAGAATCCATCAGTTTGAAAGTCAACTCTGTGAGGCTGAACTACTTCTGGAGAAGGAGAAGGCAAAGTACCACAGCGCGTGTCGCCACCACGAG ACGCTCCAAACGAAGCAAAAGTCTTTTCTGCAGCGAGTGGAGGCTCTCGATGAAGAGTGCGAGGAGCTGCAGAAAGAGCTGGGACGGAAAGAGGAACGGGAGCTTCACCTCCGCAATCAGCTGCAGCAGATGTCAGAGGATAATCAACAACTGCGAACGCAGCTCACTTCACAGCAG GACCGTTGTTCCCAGCTGCAAACTGAAAAGCAGACGCTAGAAACACAACTGGACAATTTCAAGGGCAGCGTGGCCGAGCTCGAGGAGAGTGTGAAATCTTTCGAAGAGAACGAGAGGTTGCTGGTGGCTTTCCCGGAACTCAGCCCCCTGGCTCACGCCCAACCGCAGA GTACGGGCGATGTGCTGTTGGATATGGAGCAGCAGTTGCAGGCGAACTGCATTCGCATTGGAGTGCTCCAGAAGGAGAATGCGACCCTCCACGCCACTCTCGAAAAATTGAGGGAGACAACGCAACAAAACGATGTCAAG GACACAACTCATCAACAGGAAAGCTCACCTCTGCAAATGTGTAGCTTCTTTCCAGCCAGCCCACCTGTGGACCAACTGGACTGCCGAACGCCGATGCAAAGGAGACCTTG TAACAGGCAGACCAGCAGGGCAGCGTGGTCGGGATACAATGACAGATGTGAAAAAGAAATCGGAGTCGAACGTGTTTGGTTGTCAAATAGCGGCGCGGATCATGTGTCACCCGCTCGTGTGACCTCCTCAACACCTCAGAGTATTTCCCTTCAAACCCTTCACTTCAACATCACATCCGCTGCTGCTCGAACCCAGACACGGAACACGcacaaaacctccaactttccTCAAAGCAGGAGCTTAAAACTGAGGAAAAAATGA
- the ccdc157 gene encoding coiled-coil domain-containing protein 157 isoform X2, with amino-acid sequence MCQFLGRRDCMESLQKDVADLQCAIADVFTTTGPVRVFSWKFPDKLSCNLDLDLEQYSFMDEEDEFNQHAHLVLLELVIDRLLLLLQASNAYVVKLSSSNRNQRAHQKEFMSIGLVAKDYWRHLLQFANMKTLECNEKPKTEMSTGDESVATTCAHDVSPLSFRYSPDDDDDDDDDTPLSATPSSPSSLKVGTHAVSCQTDESPAAPCNACHEAQSSIRKTGNVLVELLQGEGLPSSLHPLLVATQDTVGPMTPVDVKEWASEQLRDMRRLTKHVQDVRRTFEPLTNKLAALEADREKLRGDMELAQTKLKEDVEKQKSVILQLEEAQATVKGSEQRLSDEYQKLKREYESLKKSYSDLTEEAAIQQDRLQDLERQRNSLQEKLKTLRIKEETCCELQERIHQFESQLCEAELLLEKEKAKYHSACRHHETLQTKQKSFLQRVEALDEECEELQKELGRKEERELHLRNQLQQMSEDNQQLRTQLTSQQDRCSQLQTEKQTLETQLDNFKGSVAELEESVKSFEENERLLVAFPELSPLAHAQPQSTGDVLLDMEQQLQANCIRIGVLQKENATLHATLEKLRETTQQNDVKDTTHQQESSPLQMCSFFPASPPVDQLDCRTPMQRRPCNRQTSRAAWSGYNDRCEKEIGVERVWLSNSGADHVSPARVTSSTPQSISLQTLHFNITSAAARTQTRNTHKTSNFPQSRSLKLRKK; translated from the exons atgtgtcaGTTCTTAGGTCGTCGGGACTGCATGGAAAGCCTCCAAAAAGATGTCGCCGACCTTCAGTGCGCAATTGCGGACGTCTTTACCACAACTGGCCCGGTGCGTGTTTTCTCGTGGAAATTCCCGGACAAACTCTCCTGTAATCTGGATTTGGATCTGGAGCAGTACAGTTTTATGGATGAAGAGGATGAATTTAATCAGCACGCTCACCTTGTTTTACTTGAGTTAGTGATAGATAG ACTACTACTTCTTCTACAAGCGTCCAATGCGTATGTTGTCAAACTGAGCAGCAGCAACAGGAATCAACGAGCCCATCAAAAAGAATTCATGTCAATAGGACTTGTTGCGAAGGACTATTGGCGCCATTTACTACAATTTGCAAACATGAAG ACATTGGAGTGCAATGAAAAGCCAAAAACTGAGATGTCAACTGGTGATGAGAGTGTAGCGACGACGTGTGCCCATGACGTTTCTCCTCTGAGCTTCAGGTATTCgccagatgatgatgatgatgatgatgatgatacacCCCTCAGTGCCACTCCCAGCTCACCAAGTTCTCTCAAAGTTGGCACACACGCCGTAAGCTGTCAAACAGACGAATCCCCTGCCGCGCCTTGCAACGCTTGTCATGAAGCCCAATCCTCGATAAGAAAGACTGGCAATGTTCTGGTAGAACTTCTCCAGGGTGAAGGTTTGCCCTCTTCTTTGCACCCGCTACTAGTCGCCACGCAGGACACTGTAGGACCAATGACACCAGTTGATGTTAAGGAGTGGGCCAGTGAGCAGCTCAGAGACATGCGCCGACTGACCAAACATGTACAAGATGTGCGCCGTACATTCGAGCCTCTTACAAATAAACTGGCAGCGTTGGAAGCAGATCGGGAGAAATTAAGGGGCGACATGGAACTTGCGCAGACAAAACTCAAGGAAGACGTGGAAAAACAGAAATCCGTAATTCTTCAGTTGGAGGAAGCACAGGCGACCGTGAAAGGAAGCGAACAGAGGCTGTCAGATGAGTACCAGAAACTCAAGAGAG AATATGAATCCCTCAAGAAGAGTTATTCTGATCTGACAGAAGAAGCAGCAATACAGCAAGATAGACTGCAAGATCTTG agcGTCAACGGAATTCTTTGCAAGAGAAACTCAAAACACTGCGCATAAAGGAAGAGACTTGCTGTGAACTACAAGAGAGAATCCATCAGTTTGAAAGTCAACTCTGTGAGGCTGAACTACTTCTGGAGAAGGAGAAGGCAAAGTACCACAGCGCGTGTCGCCACCACGAG ACGCTCCAAACGAAGCAAAAGTCTTTTCTGCAGCGAGTGGAGGCTCTCGATGAAGAGTGCGAGGAGCTGCAGAAAGAGCTGGGACGGAAAGAGGAACGGGAGCTTCACCTCCGCAATCAGCTGCAGCAGATGTCAGAGGATAATCAACAACTGCGAACGCAGCTCACTTCACAGCAG GACCGTTGTTCCCAGCTGCAAACTGAAAAGCAGACGCTAGAAACACAACTGGACAATTTCAAGGGCAGCGTGGCCGAGCTCGAGGAGAGTGTGAAATCTTTCGAAGAGAACGAGAGGTTGCTGGTGGCTTTCCCGGAACTCAGCCCCCTGGCTCACGCCCAACCGCAGA GTACGGGCGATGTGCTGTTGGATATGGAGCAGCAGTTGCAGGCGAACTGCATTCGCATTGGAGTGCTCCAGAAGGAGAATGCGACCCTCCACGCCACTCTCGAAAAATTGAGGGAGACAACGCAACAAAACGATGTCAAG GACACAACTCATCAACAGGAAAGCTCACCTCTGCAAATGTGTAGCTTCTTTCCAGCCAGCCCACCTGTGGACCAACTGGACTGCCGAACGCCGATGCAAAGGAGACCTTG TAACAGGCAGACCAGCAGGGCAGCGTGGTCGGGATACAATGACAGATGTGAAAAAGAAATCGGAGTCGAACGTGTTTGGTTGTCAAATAGCGGCGCGGATCATGTGTCACCCGCTCGTGTGACCTCCTCAACACCTCAGAGTATTTCCCTTCAAACCCTTCACTTCAACATCACATCCGCTGCTGCTCGAACCCAGACACGGAACACGcacaaaacctccaactttccTCAAAGCAGGAGCTTAAAACTGAGGAAAAAATGA
- the ccdc157 gene encoding coiled-coil domain-containing protein 157 isoform X3, with protein MCQFLGRRDCMESLQKDVADLQCAIADVFTTTGPVRVFSWKFPDKLSCNLDLDLEQYSFMDEEDEFNQHAHLVLLELVIDRLLLLLQASNAYVVKLSSSNRNQRAHQKEFMSIGLVAKDYWRHLLQFANMKTLECNEKPKTEMSTGDESVATTCAHDVSPLSFRYSPDDDDDDDDDTPLSATPSSPSSLKVGTHAVSCQTDESPAAPCNACHEAQSSIRKTGNVLVELLQGEGLPSSLHPLLVATQDTVGPMTPVDVKEWASEQLRDMRRLTKHVQDVRRTFEPLTNKLAALEADREKLRGDMELAQTKLKEDVEKQKSVILQLEEAQATVKGSEQRLSDEYQKLKREYESLKKSYSDLTEEAAIQQDRLQDLAGIASSTPVTLLRISGKENGWLDGCLRGSPKKRQRNSLQEKLKTLRIKEETCCELQERIHQFESQLCEAELLLEKEKAKYHSACRHHETLQTKQKSFLQRVEALDEECEELQKELGRKEERELHLRNQLQQMSEDNQQLRTQLTSQQDRCSQLQTEKQTLETQLDNFKGSVAELEESVKSFEENERLLVAFPELSPLAHAQPQSTGDVLLDMEQQLQANCIRIGVLQKENATLHATLEKLRETTQQNDVKAFEEQFVRIHRTQLINRKAHLCKCVASFQPAHLWTNWTAERRCKGDLVTGRPAGQRGRDTMTDVKKKSESNVFGCQIAARIMCHPLV; from the exons atgtgtcaGTTCTTAGGTCGTCGGGACTGCATGGAAAGCCTCCAAAAAGATGTCGCCGACCTTCAGTGCGCAATTGCGGACGTCTTTACCACAACTGGCCCGGTGCGTGTTTTCTCGTGGAAATTCCCGGACAAACTCTCCTGTAATCTGGATTTGGATCTGGAGCAGTACAGTTTTATGGATGAAGAGGATGAATTTAATCAGCACGCTCACCTTGTTTTACTTGAGTTAGTGATAGATAG ACTACTACTTCTTCTACAAGCGTCCAATGCGTATGTTGTCAAACTGAGCAGCAGCAACAGGAATCAACGAGCCCATCAAAAAGAATTCATGTCAATAGGACTTGTTGCGAAGGACTATTGGCGCCATTTACTACAATTTGCAAACATGAAG ACATTGGAGTGCAATGAAAAGCCAAAAACTGAGATGTCAACTGGTGATGAGAGTGTAGCGACGACGTGTGCCCATGACGTTTCTCCTCTGAGCTTCAGGTATTCgccagatgatgatgatgatgatgatgatgatacacCCCTCAGTGCCACTCCCAGCTCACCAAGTTCTCTCAAAGTTGGCACACACGCCGTAAGCTGTCAAACAGACGAATCCCCTGCCGCGCCTTGCAACGCTTGTCATGAAGCCCAATCCTCGATAAGAAAGACTGGCAATGTTCTGGTAGAACTTCTCCAGGGTGAAGGTTTGCCCTCTTCTTTGCACCCGCTACTAGTCGCCACGCAGGACACTGTAGGACCAATGACACCAGTTGATGTTAAGGAGTGGGCCAGTGAGCAGCTCAGAGACATGCGCCGACTGACCAAACATGTACAAGATGTGCGCCGTACATTCGAGCCTCTTACAAATAAACTGGCAGCGTTGGAAGCAGATCGGGAGAAATTAAGGGGCGACATGGAACTTGCGCAGACAAAACTCAAGGAAGACGTGGAAAAACAGAAATCCGTAATTCTTCAGTTGGAGGAAGCACAGGCGACCGTGAAAGGAAGCGAACAGAGGCTGTCAGATGAGTACCAGAAACTCAAGAGAG AATATGAATCCCTCAAGAAGAGTTATTCTGATCTGACAGAAGAAGCAGCAATACAGCAAGATAGACTGCAAGATCTTG ccgggattgcctccagcactcccgtgaccctactgaggataagcggcaaagaaaatggatggttggatggatgtctgAGAGGCTCGCCAAAAA agcGTCAACGGAATTCTTTGCAAGAGAAACTCAAAACACTGCGCATAAAGGAAGAGACTTGCTGTGAACTACAAGAGAGAATCCATCAGTTTGAAAGTCAACTCTGTGAGGCTGAACTACTTCTGGAGAAGGAGAAGGCAAAGTACCACAGCGCGTGTCGCCACCACGAG ACGCTCCAAACGAAGCAAAAGTCTTTTCTGCAGCGAGTGGAGGCTCTCGATGAAGAGTGCGAGGAGCTGCAGAAAGAGCTGGGACGGAAAGAGGAACGGGAGCTTCACCTCCGCAATCAGCTGCAGCAGATGTCAGAGGATAATCAACAACTGCGAACGCAGCTCACTTCACAGCAG GACCGTTGTTCCCAGCTGCAAACTGAAAAGCAGACGCTAGAAACACAACTGGACAATTTCAAGGGCAGCGTGGCCGAGCTCGAGGAGAGTGTGAAATCTTTCGAAGAGAACGAGAGGTTGCTGGTGGCTTTCCCGGAACTCAGCCCCCTGGCTCACGCCCAACCGCAGA GTACGGGCGATGTGCTGTTGGATATGGAGCAGCAGTTGCAGGCGAACTGCATTCGCATTGGAGTGCTCCAGAAGGAGAATGCGACCCTCCACGCCACTCTCGAAAAATTGAGGGAGACAACGCAACAAAACGATGTCAAG GCCTTCGAAGAACAGTTTGTTCGGATCCACAGGACACAACTCATCAACAGGAAAGCTCACCTCTGCAAATGTGTAGCTTCTTTCCAGCCAGCCCACCTGTGGACCAACTGGACTGCCGAACGCCGATGCAAAGGAGACCTTG TAACAGGCAGACCAGCAGGGCAGCGTGGTCGGGATACAATGACAGATGTGAAAAAGAAATCGGAGTCGAACGTGTTTGGTTGTCAAATAGCGGCGCGGATCATGTGTCACCCGCTCGTGTGA